The following proteins are encoded in a genomic region of Oncorhynchus keta strain PuntledgeMale-10-30-2019 chromosome 35, Oket_V2, whole genome shotgun sequence:
- the LOC118368595 gene encoding MAPK/MAK/MRK overlapping kinase-like isoform X1, translated as MLPGDGHPLLLVSVSRYKLTVDFGHCCTKCVLFVSYRIIMYYTNWLVGVKNRACIRKANKTHSIDWKSFMDLYNNTTSYNRNRSELILSKLLWKKDYKIIKKIGEGTFSEVVKAQSLKDGKYYACKTMKQSLSSLEQANNLREVQAMKKLNPHPNIIQLHELIFDKESGTLSLVCELMEMNIYEYIRGRQQPLPESKIRHYMYQLCKSLDHMHSNGIFHRDVKPENILIKHDVLKLGDFGSCRSLHSKPPYTEYISTRWYRAPECLLTDGYYSHKMDMWSVGCVFYEIISLSPLFPGTNELDQVTKIHDVLGTPDSSLLQKFRQSRAIRFDFPPRKGSGISRLIPNCSAPSLSLLYQMLAYDPEERIGSRAALQHAYFRELRLAERRADSLHRAIGTVEGGQSSGTPNSVDHMWRMARQGRRHHNIKHVAEPQIRRNIQHYPVELPKLNVVVPAPQITYPVTTVPALTINHSGSPLPVITSKKCHLRLAKSLAAENWKERQPNEVLALGMTSEIYLLERVLRPRDESYRSAFKTYYMPPLDRKRGGY; from the exons ATGCTGCCAGGTGATGGTCACCCGCTGCTACTTGTGAGTGTTTCAAGATACAAATTAACGGTAGATTTTGGGCATTGTTGTACTAAATGCGTTCTCTTCGTCAGCTATCGTATAATTATGTATTACACAAATTGGCTTGTTGGTGTGAAAAATAGAGCATGCATTCGCAAAGCAAACAAAACGCATAGTATCGACTGGAAAAGCTTCATGGACCTATATAACAATACAACGTCGTACAATCGAAATAGATCTGAGCTCATTTTAAGCAAGCTTCTTTGGAAAAAAG ATTACAAGATAATCAAGAAAATTGGAGAAGGGACATTTTCAGAAGTGGTGAAGGCTCAAAGCCTGAAAGATGGGAAATATTATGCCTGTAAAACGATGAAGCAGTCACTCAGCAG CCTGGAACAGGCCAACAACCTACGAGAAGTCCAGGCCATGAAGAAACTGAACCCTCACCCCAACATCATTCAGCTGCATGAATTGATATT TGACAAAGAATCAGGGACCCTGTCCTTGGTATGTGAGCTGATGGAGATGAACATCTATGAGTACATACGAG GGAGGCAACAACCTTTGCCAGAAAGTAAAATCAGACACTACATGTATCAACTTTGCAAGTCACTCGATCACATGCATAG CAATGGGATCTTCCACCGTGATGTTAAGCCAGAGAACATTCTAATCAAA CATGATGTGCTCAAACTAGGAGACTTTGGCTCGTGCAGGAGTTTGCACTCCAAGCCCCCCTACACAGAGTACATTTCCACCCGCTGGTACAGAGCCCCAGAGTGCCTCCTCACAGATGGCTATTACTCACACAAGATGGACATGTGGAGTGTAGGATGCGTTTTCTACGAGATCATCAG TCTCAGCCCTCTGTTTCCGGGTACCAACGAGTTGGATCAGGTGACCAAGATCCATGATGTTTTGGGTAcacctgacagcagtcttcttCAAAAATTCAGGCA GTCTAGGGCGATTCGTTTTGACTTCCCTCCACGGAAGGGCAGTGGGATCTCTCGGCTCATCCCAAACTGTTCTGCGCCCAGTCTGTCATTGCTCTACCAGATGCTGGCCTACGACCCAGAGGAGCGCATTGGCTCACGAGCGGCACTACAGCACGCCTATTTTAGAGAGCTACG gctggcagagaggagagctgaTAGTCTGCACAGGGCCATTGGGACTGTAGAGGGAGGACAGAGCAGTGGGACCCCCAACTCTGTGGATCACATGTGGCGCATGGCCAGACAGGGCAGGAGGCAT CACAACATAAAGCATGTTGCCGAGCCTCAGATCAGACGCAACATCCAACATTATCCAGTGGAATTACCAAAGCTCAATGTGGTAGTGCCTGCACCCCAGATCACCTACCCTGTTACCACAGTGCCAGCTCTTACCATCAATCACAGTGGGTCCCCCCTTCCAGTCATCACGTCAAAAAAGTGCCACTTGCGGTTGGCTAAG tcattggcagcagagaactggaaggaaaggcagccaaacgaggtgttggctttggggatgaccagtgaaatatacctgctggagcgtgtgctacgg CCAAGGGATGAGTCCTACCGCTCTGCTTTCAAGACCTACTACATGCCTCCTTTGGACAGGAAACGCGGTGGCTACTGA
- the LOC118368595 gene encoding MAPK/MAK/MRK overlapping kinase-like isoform X5 encodes MKQSLSSLEQANNLREVQAMKKLNPHPNIIQLHELIFDKESGTLSLVCELMEMNIYEYIRGRQQPLPESKIRHYMYQLCKSLDHMHSNGIFHRDVKPENILIKHDVLKLGDFGSCRSLHSKPPYTEYISTRWYRAPECLLTDGYYSHKMDMWSVGCVFYEIISLSPLFPGTNELDQVTKIHDVLGTPDSSLLQKFRQSRAIRFDFPPRKGSGISRLIPNCSAPSLSLLYQMLAYDPEERIGSRAALQHAYFRELRLAERRADSLHRAIGTVEGGQSSGTPNSVDHMWRMARQGRRHHNIKHVAEPQIRRNIQHYPVELPKLNVVVPAPQITYPVTTVPALTINHSGSPLPVITSKKCHLRLAKSLAAENWKERQPNEVLALGMTSEIYLLERVLRPRDESYRSAFKTYYMPPLDRKRGGY; translated from the exons ATGAAGCAGTCACTCAGCAG CCTGGAACAGGCCAACAACCTACGAGAAGTCCAGGCCATGAAGAAACTGAACCCTCACCCCAACATCATTCAGCTGCATGAATTGATATT TGACAAAGAATCAGGGACCCTGTCCTTGGTATGTGAGCTGATGGAGATGAACATCTATGAGTACATACGAG GGAGGCAACAACCTTTGCCAGAAAGTAAAATCAGACACTACATGTATCAACTTTGCAAGTCACTCGATCACATGCATAG CAATGGGATCTTCCACCGTGATGTTAAGCCAGAGAACATTCTAATCAAA CATGATGTGCTCAAACTAGGAGACTTTGGCTCGTGCAGGAGTTTGCACTCCAAGCCCCCCTACACAGAGTACATTTCCACCCGCTGGTACAGAGCCCCAGAGTGCCTCCTCACAGATGGCTATTACTCACACAAGATGGACATGTGGAGTGTAGGATGCGTTTTCTACGAGATCATCAG TCTCAGCCCTCTGTTTCCGGGTACCAACGAGTTGGATCAGGTGACCAAGATCCATGATGTTTTGGGTAcacctgacagcagtcttcttCAAAAATTCAGGCA GTCTAGGGCGATTCGTTTTGACTTCCCTCCACGGAAGGGCAGTGGGATCTCTCGGCTCATCCCAAACTGTTCTGCGCCCAGTCTGTCATTGCTCTACCAGATGCTGGCCTACGACCCAGAGGAGCGCATTGGCTCACGAGCGGCACTACAGCACGCCTATTTTAGAGAGCTACG gctggcagagaggagagctgaTAGTCTGCACAGGGCCATTGGGACTGTAGAGGGAGGACAGAGCAGTGGGACCCCCAACTCTGTGGATCACATGTGGCGCATGGCCAGACAGGGCAGGAGGCAT CACAACATAAAGCATGTTGCCGAGCCTCAGATCAGACGCAACATCCAACATTATCCAGTGGAATTACCAAAGCTCAATGTGGTAGTGCCTGCACCCCAGATCACCTACCCTGTTACCACAGTGCCAGCTCTTACCATCAATCACAGTGGGTCCCCCCTTCCAGTCATCACGTCAAAAAAGTGCCACTTGCGGTTGGCTAAG tcattggcagcagagaactggaaggaaaggcagccaaacgaggtgttggctttggggatgaccagtgaaatatacctgctggagcgtgtgctacgg CCAAGGGATGAGTCCTACCGCTCTGCTTTCAAGACCTACTACATGCCTCCTTTGGACAGGAAACGCGGTGGCTACTGA
- the LOC118368595 gene encoding MAPK/MAK/MRK overlapping kinase-like isoform X4 codes for MDNYKIIKKIGEGTFSEVVKAQSLKDGKYYACKTMKQSLSSLEQANNLREVQAMKKLNPHPNIIQLHELIFDKESGTLSLVCELMEMNIYEYIRGRQQPLPESKIRHYMYQLCKSLDHMHSNGIFHRDVKPENILIKHDVLKLGDFGSCRSLHSKPPYTEYISTRWYRAPECLLTDGYYSHKMDMWSVGCVFYEIISLSPLFPGTNELDQVTKIHDVLGTPDSSLLQKFRQSRAIRFDFPPRKGSGISRLIPNCSAPSLSLLYQMLAYDPEERIGSRAALQHAYFRELRLAERRADSLHRAIGTVEGGQSSGTPNSVDHMWRMARQGRRHHNIKHVAEPQIRRNIQHYPVELPKLNVVVPAPQITYPVTTVPALTINHSGSPLPVITSKKCHLRLAKPRDESYRSAFKTYYMPPLDRKRGGY; via the exons ATGGATA ATTACAAGATAATCAAGAAAATTGGAGAAGGGACATTTTCAGAAGTGGTGAAGGCTCAAAGCCTGAAAGATGGGAAATATTATGCCTGTAAAACGATGAAGCAGTCACTCAGCAG CCTGGAACAGGCCAACAACCTACGAGAAGTCCAGGCCATGAAGAAACTGAACCCTCACCCCAACATCATTCAGCTGCATGAATTGATATT TGACAAAGAATCAGGGACCCTGTCCTTGGTATGTGAGCTGATGGAGATGAACATCTATGAGTACATACGAG GGAGGCAACAACCTTTGCCAGAAAGTAAAATCAGACACTACATGTATCAACTTTGCAAGTCACTCGATCACATGCATAG CAATGGGATCTTCCACCGTGATGTTAAGCCAGAGAACATTCTAATCAAA CATGATGTGCTCAAACTAGGAGACTTTGGCTCGTGCAGGAGTTTGCACTCCAAGCCCCCCTACACAGAGTACATTTCCACCCGCTGGTACAGAGCCCCAGAGTGCCTCCTCACAGATGGCTATTACTCACACAAGATGGACATGTGGAGTGTAGGATGCGTTTTCTACGAGATCATCAG TCTCAGCCCTCTGTTTCCGGGTACCAACGAGTTGGATCAGGTGACCAAGATCCATGATGTTTTGGGTAcacctgacagcagtcttcttCAAAAATTCAGGCA GTCTAGGGCGATTCGTTTTGACTTCCCTCCACGGAAGGGCAGTGGGATCTCTCGGCTCATCCCAAACTGTTCTGCGCCCAGTCTGTCATTGCTCTACCAGATGCTGGCCTACGACCCAGAGGAGCGCATTGGCTCACGAGCGGCACTACAGCACGCCTATTTTAGAGAGCTACG gctggcagagaggagagctgaTAGTCTGCACAGGGCCATTGGGACTGTAGAGGGAGGACAGAGCAGTGGGACCCCCAACTCTGTGGATCACATGTGGCGCATGGCCAGACAGGGCAGGAGGCAT CACAACATAAAGCATGTTGCCGAGCCTCAGATCAGACGCAACATCCAACATTATCCAGTGGAATTACCAAAGCTCAATGTGGTAGTGCCTGCACCCCAGATCACCTACCCTGTTACCACAGTGCCAGCTCTTACCATCAATCACAGTGGGTCCCCCCTTCCAGTCATCACGTCAAAAAAGTGCCACTTGCGGTTGGCTAAG CCAAGGGATGAGTCCTACCGCTCTGCTTTCAAGACCTACTACATGCCTCCTTTGGACAGGAAACGCGGTGGCTACTGA
- the LOC118368595 gene encoding MAPK/MAK/MRK overlapping kinase-like isoform X2, with the protein MLPGDGHPLLLVSVSRYKLTVDFGHCCTKCVLFVSYRIIMYYTNWLVGVKNRACIRKANKTHSIDWKSFMDLYNNTTSYNRNRSELILSKLLWKKDYKIIKKIGEGTFSEVVKAQSLKDGKYYACKTMKQSLSSLEQANNLREVQAMKKLNPHPNIIQLHELIFDKESGTLSLVCELMEMNIYEYIRGRQQPLPESKIRHYMYQLCKSLDHMHSNGIFHRDVKPENILIKHDVLKLGDFGSCRSLHSKPPYTEYISTRWYRAPECLLTDGYYSHKMDMWSVGCVFYEIISLSPLFPGTNELDQVTKIHDVLGTPDSSLLQKFRQSRAIRFDFPPRKGSGISRLIPNCSAPSLSLLYQMLAYDPEERIGSRAALQHAYFRELRLAERRADSLHRAIGTVEGGQSSGTPNSVDHMWRMARQGRRHHNIKHVAEPQIRRNIQHYPVELPKLNVVVPAPQITYPVTTVPALTINHSGSPLPVITSKKCHLRLAKPRDESYRSAFKTYYMPPLDRKRGGY; encoded by the exons ATGCTGCCAGGTGATGGTCACCCGCTGCTACTTGTGAGTGTTTCAAGATACAAATTAACGGTAGATTTTGGGCATTGTTGTACTAAATGCGTTCTCTTCGTCAGCTATCGTATAATTATGTATTACACAAATTGGCTTGTTGGTGTGAAAAATAGAGCATGCATTCGCAAAGCAAACAAAACGCATAGTATCGACTGGAAAAGCTTCATGGACCTATATAACAATACAACGTCGTACAATCGAAATAGATCTGAGCTCATTTTAAGCAAGCTTCTTTGGAAAAAAG ATTACAAGATAATCAAGAAAATTGGAGAAGGGACATTTTCAGAAGTGGTGAAGGCTCAAAGCCTGAAAGATGGGAAATATTATGCCTGTAAAACGATGAAGCAGTCACTCAGCAG CCTGGAACAGGCCAACAACCTACGAGAAGTCCAGGCCATGAAGAAACTGAACCCTCACCCCAACATCATTCAGCTGCATGAATTGATATT TGACAAAGAATCAGGGACCCTGTCCTTGGTATGTGAGCTGATGGAGATGAACATCTATGAGTACATACGAG GGAGGCAACAACCTTTGCCAGAAAGTAAAATCAGACACTACATGTATCAACTTTGCAAGTCACTCGATCACATGCATAG CAATGGGATCTTCCACCGTGATGTTAAGCCAGAGAACATTCTAATCAAA CATGATGTGCTCAAACTAGGAGACTTTGGCTCGTGCAGGAGTTTGCACTCCAAGCCCCCCTACACAGAGTACATTTCCACCCGCTGGTACAGAGCCCCAGAGTGCCTCCTCACAGATGGCTATTACTCACACAAGATGGACATGTGGAGTGTAGGATGCGTTTTCTACGAGATCATCAG TCTCAGCCCTCTGTTTCCGGGTACCAACGAGTTGGATCAGGTGACCAAGATCCATGATGTTTTGGGTAcacctgacagcagtcttcttCAAAAATTCAGGCA GTCTAGGGCGATTCGTTTTGACTTCCCTCCACGGAAGGGCAGTGGGATCTCTCGGCTCATCCCAAACTGTTCTGCGCCCAGTCTGTCATTGCTCTACCAGATGCTGGCCTACGACCCAGAGGAGCGCATTGGCTCACGAGCGGCACTACAGCACGCCTATTTTAGAGAGCTACG gctggcagagaggagagctgaTAGTCTGCACAGGGCCATTGGGACTGTAGAGGGAGGACAGAGCAGTGGGACCCCCAACTCTGTGGATCACATGTGGCGCATGGCCAGACAGGGCAGGAGGCAT CACAACATAAAGCATGTTGCCGAGCCTCAGATCAGACGCAACATCCAACATTATCCAGTGGAATTACCAAAGCTCAATGTGGTAGTGCCTGCACCCCAGATCACCTACCCTGTTACCACAGTGCCAGCTCTTACCATCAATCACAGTGGGTCCCCCCTTCCAGTCATCACGTCAAAAAAGTGCCACTTGCGGTTGGCTAAG CCAAGGGATGAGTCCTACCGCTCTGCTTTCAAGACCTACTACATGCCTCCTTTGGACAGGAAACGCGGTGGCTACTGA
- the LOC118368595 gene encoding MAPK/MAK/MRK overlapping kinase-like isoform X3 yields the protein MDNYKIIKKIGEGTFSEVVKAQSLKDGKYYACKTMKQSLSSLEQANNLREVQAMKKLNPHPNIIQLHELIFDKESGTLSLVCELMEMNIYEYIRGRQQPLPESKIRHYMYQLCKSLDHMHSNGIFHRDVKPENILIKHDVLKLGDFGSCRSLHSKPPYTEYISTRWYRAPECLLTDGYYSHKMDMWSVGCVFYEIISLSPLFPGTNELDQVTKIHDVLGTPDSSLLQKFRQSRAIRFDFPPRKGSGISRLIPNCSAPSLSLLYQMLAYDPEERIGSRAALQHAYFRELRLAERRADSLHRAIGTVEGGQSSGTPNSVDHMWRMARQGRRHHNIKHVAEPQIRRNIQHYPVELPKLNVVVPAPQITYPVTTVPALTINHSGSPLPVITSKKCHLRLAKSLAAENWKERQPNEVLALGMTSEIYLLERVLRPRDESYRSAFKTYYMPPLDRKRGGY from the exons ATGGATA ATTACAAGATAATCAAGAAAATTGGAGAAGGGACATTTTCAGAAGTGGTGAAGGCTCAAAGCCTGAAAGATGGGAAATATTATGCCTGTAAAACGATGAAGCAGTCACTCAGCAG CCTGGAACAGGCCAACAACCTACGAGAAGTCCAGGCCATGAAGAAACTGAACCCTCACCCCAACATCATTCAGCTGCATGAATTGATATT TGACAAAGAATCAGGGACCCTGTCCTTGGTATGTGAGCTGATGGAGATGAACATCTATGAGTACATACGAG GGAGGCAACAACCTTTGCCAGAAAGTAAAATCAGACACTACATGTATCAACTTTGCAAGTCACTCGATCACATGCATAG CAATGGGATCTTCCACCGTGATGTTAAGCCAGAGAACATTCTAATCAAA CATGATGTGCTCAAACTAGGAGACTTTGGCTCGTGCAGGAGTTTGCACTCCAAGCCCCCCTACACAGAGTACATTTCCACCCGCTGGTACAGAGCCCCAGAGTGCCTCCTCACAGATGGCTATTACTCACACAAGATGGACATGTGGAGTGTAGGATGCGTTTTCTACGAGATCATCAG TCTCAGCCCTCTGTTTCCGGGTACCAACGAGTTGGATCAGGTGACCAAGATCCATGATGTTTTGGGTAcacctgacagcagtcttcttCAAAAATTCAGGCA GTCTAGGGCGATTCGTTTTGACTTCCCTCCACGGAAGGGCAGTGGGATCTCTCGGCTCATCCCAAACTGTTCTGCGCCCAGTCTGTCATTGCTCTACCAGATGCTGGCCTACGACCCAGAGGAGCGCATTGGCTCACGAGCGGCACTACAGCACGCCTATTTTAGAGAGCTACG gctggcagagaggagagctgaTAGTCTGCACAGGGCCATTGGGACTGTAGAGGGAGGACAGAGCAGTGGGACCCCCAACTCTGTGGATCACATGTGGCGCATGGCCAGACAGGGCAGGAGGCAT CACAACATAAAGCATGTTGCCGAGCCTCAGATCAGACGCAACATCCAACATTATCCAGTGGAATTACCAAAGCTCAATGTGGTAGTGCCTGCACCCCAGATCACCTACCCTGTTACCACAGTGCCAGCTCTTACCATCAATCACAGTGGGTCCCCCCTTCCAGTCATCACGTCAAAAAAGTGCCACTTGCGGTTGGCTAAG tcattggcagcagagaactggaaggaaaggcagccaaacgaggtgttggctttggggatgaccagtgaaatatacctgctggagcgtgtgctacgg CCAAGGGATGAGTCCTACCGCTCTGCTTTCAAGACCTACTACATGCCTCCTTTGGACAGGAAACGCGGTGGCTACTGA